The window CCCACATCATATTTCTCTCTACCTTTATTGTCAGCTACCTCCTTTGTCCAAGCCAACATCATCTCTTGCTCGTATTAGGGCATCTCCTCCTCTCTTAACCCACTgcaatccattttcttttctttttttttttttctttttttgagatggagtcttgctcttgtcacctaggctggagagcaatagcacgatctcggctcactgcaacctctgccctcaggttcaagcgagtctcctgcctcagcctcccgagtagctgggattacaggcgcccgctgccacacctggctatttttgtaattttagtagagaagaggttttgccacgttggccaggctggtcttgaactcctgacctcgtgatccccccacctcggcctcccaaagtgctgggattacaggcgtgagccaccgcacccggcctgcaatCCATTTTCAACATCTCAAAAAGagatgtcctttatttttttatttatttatttatttttttttttttgagacggagtctcactctgtcacccaggctggagtgcagtggcgtgatctcggctcactgcaagctccgcctcccgggttcctgccattctcctgcctcagcctctccgagtagctgggactacaggcgcccgccaccacgcccggctaatttttttttttgcatttttagtagagacagggtttcaccgtggtctcgatctgctgacctcgtgatccgcccgcctcggcctcccaaagtgctgggattacaagcgtgagccaacacgcccggcccCAAGAGATGTCCTTTAAACACAATTTGAATCATGTCATTTCCCTGCTCAGGATCCTTCAATAATGTCCCATTGtaggataaaataaaacaaacattaacaTTGCCTAAAGGGCCCTGTATGAAAGATCTGGTGCCTGTCTGTCTCTCAAATTTGAACTGATGGACTCAATACTGTCAATCACACTggctttctttctatttctctaattCCCTGAATTAGAGAATTTCTTAGTTCAAAGCCTTACTTAGAATGTGCGATTTTCTCTGTTTGGAAATGTCTTTTCTGCTACTGTTGGCTTTGTCTAACTCCTCCTACTCAGACATCAGGTCTGaactaaaatattaatttctcaaagagttttttcctgatttttcaatCTAAATTAGCTCCCCTTGTGATAGTCTTTCATAATACCGCATACTTTTCCACaaatatatatgagaagttaTTCATTGTAGTATCTAACTCCCCCACTAAACTAGAAGCTTCATGGGAGCAGGCACATTATCTGTTTAGCTCTTTGCTTTATCCCCTGCCCCACAGCAAgcatctaataaatatttttggaatgaatGAGTAAGCAGGTAGTGAGGGGGAATAACCTGTGGTATAGAAGCACAATTAAAGTGATACAATATCTTACCTTACACAATATTAGTCATTCATTATGGAAGAGCATCTGTCTTCCATCTCCCCCCATTTGATATTCTCCGATAGTTTAAGATCTAAGTGATTGGAAGCCAAGTGACTGATCAAGACTCATATACTCTGGAAAGATCCTAAGATATCTTTCCCTCATATAAGACAAGCTACGCAATATagaggatacaaaaaaaaatcttgaaggaGAACAGGATATCAAACCTGAAAGAACGCTGGGCCCACTTCTCCTGATCCACACGGGGAACCAGTCCAGACTTTCCAGCCCACAGGACATTGTCACAGGCGAAGTACAAGGCTCGGTTGAGGTGACTAACAGTGATGCAGAATCTCAGGACAACATCTGATAGGTGAACAGCTCTTTTGGCTGACTCAAGGGCATCTGCTGAGTTACCCAGGCGTAGAACTTGTGGAgattagaaaagagaaagcaaggaTTTGTAAGTAGAGAGGCAGATagcaagaaacagaaacagagaaagcAAGAGGGCAAAAGTtgagcaataataataacaatttttttaaagagcagaaacaggctgggcacagtggctcaagcctgtaatcccagcactttgggagggcgaggtgggtggatcacctgaggtcaggagtttgagaccagcctggccaacatggtgaaaccccatctctactaaaaatacaaaaattagcccggcatgggggtgggcacctgtagtcccagctgctcaggaggctgagacaggagaattgcttgaacctgggaggcagaggttgcagtgagccaagattgcgccactgtactctgaTCTGGacgagagactctgcctcaaaaaaataaaaaataaagagcagaaacagttcatttttcaatttcaaatttaatttttgtgcCAGTTTGGTTTTCTCAAACTTGACCCATTCTCTCCAATCCTCCTAATTACTTCCGTACCCCTCCTCTCTTATCTCAACTGGACGCATGCAGAGGGTAAGTGCGGAGCcaaatgagaaagaagaacagGCAGAGAGGGTACAGGAAGGAGGGACAAAGGAAGGAGAGCTGGGGATGGAGGAAAGGTTGGGGGATAAAAGGAAAGACAGAGTTACTTACGCTTTCTTCCAAGGCTCAGGTGGCTCTCCAGTTGTCGAATCTGTTTCTGTAACTCAGGACTGGCTCCATGCCTCTGCAGCGCATGGCCAAGAAGAGAGCAAGCATACTGGGCGGCCCTAGAGGAGAGGGCAGGCAAAGTAAGGTGGAGACCTCCCTAACCTTCTGCTCAAAACTATCCTCCAAAAGGCACAGACAGACTTCCCCCTTTCCCAGTTTGAGAacactccccttcctcctccacgCCCATATCTCACCATTTCTCCAGGCCAGAGGAAGGGAAAGGCATAAGGAGAAAAAAGAGTCTGGAAAGGGGTGGGGAGCACTATTGAATGTTGAGCAAATAAGAGATTTGACAATGATGAGGCCTGCAGGGGCCAGTGCAGACCGCAGAGTTCCATCACAAGCACATCTGCGTTAGCATGTACGTGATCGATGAGGGGGAGGCAGACAGTTGGAGGGCATTTTATTCCTCAGAATAGGTGAACTAAGAGATTTCAAGGCCCACTAGCTGAATGGAGACCAAACGCCAGGGCGGAGGCAGAGGAGTTCCCGAATGGCAGCACGGTGGGGGGACATGGAAACTAGGAGGGCCTCCTCAGCTCTGGGGGCAGAGTCCGGGGCTATCCACCGTGGGGCGAATGCTCCTCATTCCATCACCGCCCAGTGAGGACACTGTCGGTCTTATGTGGACACAGCAACCCTGAGCGGCCTCCCCGCTGGCCcactcatgcctcagtttccccatctcttcCGCGAACGGAAAGGAATCATCTCAACAGCGGCTCAAATCTGCGCCTCACGGTCCGTTCGGGCCCCCGTAGCCAGAGTTGACCCTTcttgacccccgtgtagcctgcACTGACTTCGCCTCACTAGTCTTCCTCTGCCCATCCCTCCCCGGCCCCACCCCCATTCCTATTCGGGCCGCACCTACACAGCCGCTCCCGGGCTTGGCTCTGTGCACTGAAGCGGACCCAGGCGTCCATGACAGCCGCAGCCCAGGCTCCGCGCCCCTGCTCCCGCCCCACTTCCCGCCTCTAGTCACGCCTCCTGCGCGACCCAACGGTGCCTCGCGAGGGACAAACAATATCAGAAAAGAAAGCTTGGCCCTCGAAGCGGAATTTCAGGACGCGAAACGCGTGTCTTTTGAGCCTCCATCTGCGTATTACTATGCGTGTCTCCGTCAGAGCGTCCCCTTATCAGACGATCTCTACTCCCTAGCACGCCTCCAGCCGtaccttcttttttaaatattcaggaCCAAGGGCGGGGCTTGCAGGGGCCGGGGCGGGGCGAGAAAGCGCCGCAGTGATCTCCACGTCTTGGAGGCCGGGATAGGTGTGTGCCCGGCAGAACATCACAAATACACATGCACGCAGGCTCCGACTGAATCCAGGGCTGTAGGGGCTAAAGAGGTCTAGGGCAGTAGAGGCCCGAAGCCCAGGCGGGTCTGTCCAAGGAAAAAGGAGCGTGACTGGTACCTGATCTTCGTTCCCTGCAGAACCTTGACAGTTGGACAAGTGATCTTCTCCAGAACAGATGGAGAGTCTCCAGAAGCAGAGGCTTTAGTGAACGAAATTCGCAATAATCAGCTCCAGATCCTGAAAAGGAGGGCGAAGAATCAGTGGCCAAAGCTAACCGCTTCATACCCACACTTCATCCTCCTCAGTTTCTCTCCAGGCCACCATGTCTGCAGGCAACGGCACCCCTTGGGGGTCAGCAGCGGGGGAGGAGGTCTGGGCTGGATCAGGAGTGGAGATGGAGGGCTCAGAGCTGCCCACCTTCTCGGCAGCAGCCAAGGTCCGTGTGGGTGTGACCATTGTGCTGTTTGTTTCTTCGACTGGAGGGAACTTGTCAGTCCTGTGGTAAGTGACATGGCGGCAACCCAGCCAGCTCCGCCCCTCTCCGGTCAGGAGACTTTTCGCCCATTTAGCAGCCGCCGACTTACTACTCACTTTTGTGGTTATGCCCGTAGATGCCACCTGGAATATCAATGTTCAGTAGCTGGCCGGGGACATCGCATGTCGGACACTCATGTTCCTGAAACTAATGGCCGTGTATTCTGCAGCTTTCCTGCCTGTGGTCATTGGACTGGACCGCCAGGCAGCAGTACTCAACCCGCTTGGATCCCGTTCAGGTGTAAGGAAACTTCTGGGGGCAGCCTGGGGACTTAGTTTCCTGCTTGCCTTGCCCCAGGTGAGTGATCTAGGACTCAGGACCGGGCAGGACAGGGATTTGGGTCCATAGCATGAGTTAAAAGGGTGCGCTTAGGGGCCATTAGCCATTAATTCTCAGAGGGTaagcctctgcttttttttttttttttttgccggcttactgcaacctccgtctcccgagttcaagcaattctcctccctcagcctcccgagaagctacaggcgcccgcttccacgcccggctaatttttgtagttttagtagaggcgaagtttcaccatgttggccaggtggtctccacctcttgacctcgtgatccgcctgcctcagcctcccaaagtgctgagattacaggcgtgagccaccgcgcccggctacctCTGCTCTCTTCTGTAAGATTATTTGCATGTTAATTACATCTGTTAAGAGCCTGCCTTTTAAAAGCAGTATCCTCTATCTGTGCCTCTTCCATTACATCTGTTTTATTACACTTGGTTTCTACCTCTTTGCATCCTCCCAATCTCACCTCCTTCAGATTGGGGCAGGGAAGAAAAACATACATGGGGGTCTATTAAGAGAGTGAAGTCAATGGTTTGGGTAAAACTTTGTGGtacattcatttatccattcaaaaAGTAATATGCATCTCCAGGGCCACTCAAATTTTGCTAAGGACAGGGCAGCAAAATCTTGCCTTCCAGAAATGTATAGACTAGTGCAGGAAACAAAGAAATTAGGCAATTACAATATAGTGTATTCGAAAGTGTTATGCTAAAGGAGCTAAAGAAGACAATGGGGGTGGGGAGCGGATAGGGGTGCCTGACACAGCCGTGCAGTCAGGAAAAGCTTTCCAGATGTTAAAATTTGATTCTTCAGAGATAGGTGTTAGACCAATTAAAATAGGAGAAATGCTAGGGAGGATGGAGGATAGAGGATCTCAATGCTGCTAAAGCTGAGGACTAGAAAATGGTGAGTAATGAACTGAGAGGGGAAGAGCAAGCCAgatcacaaataataaaattgtacttTATCCTGAGTGCAGTGGAGAGACACTAAAGTAAAGAGAGTGACATAACCAAATTTGTGTTTTTCACTGAGTTTATTGTCGAATGAGTGTTAAAATTGCAAAGAGGCGAGCATCTGAACCTGAGTACTAGGTTAATCAAAtctcaaatcaaatcaaatactGAAAAGGAACTAGAAATCTAGGGGGGAAAAAGCTAAATACAAAGCAATTCATTCAAGGCACAAACCACTATCACTACCATGGGGTTGGGGTCAGGATACAGCAGCATCTCTGAGACAGTAGGATTAGAATTATGTCAGAAAGAGGCCAAGAAGGGTCTAGGATTTATCTCTGGAATGATAATGCATTATACTGATTTAAGATTTGATCCTTACTTACATCCTCAATTATTAGAAATATAACTACTAGAAGTTAGTCTGACTGTACTCCTAAGAACAAAGAAAGgcctggtggctcaagcctgtaatcccagcattttggaaggccaaggtgggtgaatcacttgaggtcaggagttcaagaccaacctggccaacatgacgaaaccccatctctactaaaaatacaaaaattagccgggtatagtggtgagcacctgtaatcccaactactcaggaggctgaggcacgagaattgcttgaacctgggaggtagaggctgcagtgagccaagactgcaccactgcactccagcgtgggcgacagagccagactctgttgggggaaaacaaaaaaaaaagagagaaaaataatacttgCAATATGTTGCAAACAAGACCTTTACCAATCCAACTGTTAAAAAGAAGCCTGTTGCTACAGTGCCATTTACAATTAGGTTTGTTTACATGAAGCAAATTTTACACGGGGACTGGGAATTAGAAGACTTTTTGTTTCAGTCtgtctgttttacttttttttttttttttttttttttgagacagagtctcgctctgtcacccgggctggagtgcagtggcgcaatctcggctcactgcaagctccgcctcccgggttcacgccattctcctgcctcagcctccgagtagctgggactacaggcgcccgccaccgcgcccggctaattttttgtattttttagtagagacggggtttcaccgtggtctcgatctcctgacctcgtgatccgcccgcctcggcctcccaaagtgctgggattacaagcgtgagccaccgcgcccggcctgttttacttttttttctgagtctcagCTCTACTGTTAACTAGCTATACGATTTTGGCTAAGGCACTTGAAATCCATGGGCCACAAGATGATGCAATGGGAAATGAATTTCATCCTTTCTTACAGCCTGACAATCTGACAATATTTGCAACCTCTATTTGTTTCAATGGCAAACTGGTTGTGACATGATACATGTGCAAAAGGTGTTATTTTTTAGTTCCAAATTAGTATCCTTTTGGGTAAATTCTGCATTGCCCATATGCTGTAATTGTAGTTAAAATATTAgtgttaataaaattaaaaatttaataatgtcACGTTAGTGTGGTAAGGGCTTGGGGTAGTTAGGGGTAGTATTAGTAGTAGTTagaaattacttatttttgtagGCTTGTTTCCAAGTTATCAGCAGTTGAAAGGGATGTTTGTACAGTACGTAGTAAATGGCAATAaaacaggagaaaggaaagaTCAAAACAAGGCTATGGACCAAATTGTAAATCCAAGAgctttgactatttttttttttttggagactgagtctcactctgtcgcccaggctggagtgcagtggcgaaatctcggctcactgcaagctccgcctcctgggttcaggccattctcctgcctcagcctcccgagttccccagtagctgggactacaggcgcccgccaccacgcctggctaattttttctatctttagtacagacagggtttcactgtgttagccgggatggtctcgatctcctgacctcgtgatccacccgcctcagcgtcccaaagtgctgggattacaggcttgagccaccgcgcccagccagctttgactatttttttttttttttttttttttttgagacggagtctcgctctgtcgcccaggctggagtgcagtggcgcaatctcagctcactgcaagctccgcctcccgggttcacgccattctcctgcctcagcctctcggagtagctgggactacaggcgcccgccaccacgcccggctaattttttgtatttttagtagagacagggtttcaccgtggtctcgatctcctgacctcatgatccgcccgcctcggcctcccaaagtgctgggattacaagcgtgagccaccacgcccggccgcttTGACTATTTTTATACTCCTCACAATTCTCAAGTACTTCTTAGGTAtagcacaaaaacaaaaacaaaaaaaacttagaaatatatGAATGCAAGAGAtgggagggccgggcgcggtggctcacgcctgtaatcccagcactttgggaggccgaggcgggcggatcacgaggtcaggagatcgagaccatcctggctaacacggtgaaaccccgtctctactaaaaatacaaaaaattggccgggcgaggtggcaggcgcctgtggtcccagctacaagggaggctgaggcaggagaatggcgtgaaccctggggggcggagcctgcagtgagccgagatcgcgccactgcactccagcctgggtgaaagagcgagactccgtctcaaaaaaaaaaaaaaaaaagagatgggaagAGGAAAGATCATTTCCCAACTAGCTCAGAGTAGCCTGATCGTAACTCCAAACAGTTCACAAAATTCTGTCTTAGGCTGAAACTATTCATCTTTCCTAAATGTCCCTCATGTCTGCTAAAATCACTTTTCCAAATGCCTTGTATCTAGGAATCTGATGCCTACTGAGCTTACGTTTTATCAAATTAATAGTGACTCAATCTGCATTACTGGAACCCAGGCACTTTAACCTTGTAGCTGTAAACGGAAATAGTTTTTACTGATTCAGTTGGAAAACCCAGCAATTTAACAAAAATGGGGAGGCGCAGCCCAATAGCATTTGGAAaatgttcaattttattatttaacattCTTTACCATTATAGTTACTGCACATAAGACTATTACTACCAAAGGTCACTTCAGAGTCACTGCAAAATGGCCTGGAATTTTGACAGCACCCATTTTAcacagtatttctttttccacaaaatAACAGGCAGACCAGGAAAATCATTTCAGCTAAAAATATGAGTGAGGTGGTAGAAATATCATCCCTTATAAAGCGCAATGTTAGAATAGTACTTGAGAAAGTGGGATTGTTTTAAGTCCCAAGATTTAACAAACTTACTGTTCAGCATCATATTCAAGCCTAAGGATTTTCAAGATATATTTCCAACTTCTTTAACATGGCACCATGGATGAACTGTTTCTCAGCACTGTGCTGCTTCACTTGGAATTAAGGATGAACTGGGAGGAGATAGTATGACATAGGTGGGCAGGTTGGGTAGTGAGGGGAACCAGTTCTAATAGTCCTCAACTCCACTCCAGCTGTTCCTGTTCCATACCGTCCACCAAGCTGGCCCAGTCCCTTTCACTCAGTGTGTCACCAAAGGCAGCTTCAAGGCTCAATGGCAAGAAACCACctatagccgggcgtggtggctcacgcttgtaatcccagcactttgggaggccgaggcgggcggatcccgaggtcaggagatcgagaccacggtgaaaccccgtctctactaaaaatacaaaaaattagccgggcgtggtggcgggcgcctgtagtcccagctactcggagaggctgaggcaagagaatggcgtgaacccgggaggcggagcttgcagtgagccgagattgcgccactgcactccagcccgggtgacagagcgagactctgtctcaaaaaaaaaaaaaaaaaaagaaaccacctataacctcttcaccttctgctgcCTCTTTCTGCTGCCACTGACTGCCATGGCCATCTGCTATAGCCGCATTGTCCTCAGTGTGTCCAGCCCCCAGACAAGGAAGGGGAGCCATGGTGAGACTCCAATTCCCAGGCCTTAATCCTTAACCCTAGACCTGTTGCCTCTAGCATCATTTTTTTAGCTACCTACCTAATAGCTACCTACCAGTCACTAAACCATGATGAGATCCTAACGATGTCTAGCACCTGATGCTAGAGATAATTTTGTTGAATCCCTTCAATTATAAACAGCTGAGTTAGCTGGACAAGGACTAGGGAGGCAATCAGTATTATTCTTGAACACCATCAAGTCTTAAAGTAGACTTGGTGGCTTCACATTTCTATCATAATCCCTGGGGTAAGAGATCATATAGTCCCACGTTGGGAAGGGGAAAAGGGTTTGCAACATTCTCCTCCTTGTAGGAGGCGAGCTCTGTCTCACTAGCTATGCCCCTCCATCAATTCACCCTATACTCAGTTCAGAAGCTGTCTGAATTACAgtatattttctaaattcctAGCCCCTGTTGGTGAATTTGTCCTCTGCCGCTCCTTTGACAATCATCCCTGTGTTTGTCTCCAGGCCCTGAGACTGGCCCTGCTTATCTTGCTGACCTTCATCCTCTGCTGGACACCTTATTACCTACTGGGTCTGTGGTACTGGTTCTCCCCCACCATGCTAACTGAAGTCCctcccagcctgagccacatCCCTTTCCTCTTTGGCCTCCTCAGTGCTCCTTTGGATCCTCTCCTCTATGGAGCCTTCACCCTTGGCTGCAGAATACGGCACCAAGAACTTAGTATAGACTCTTCTAAAGAAGGGTCTGGGAGAATGCTCCAACAGGAGATTCATGCCCTCAGACAGCTGGAAGTACTAAAAACTGTGACGTCAAGAAGAGCAGGAGAAACAAAAAGCATTTCTATGACATCTATCTGATCCTAACAGAGTATatatgtggggaaaagaaagagagatcagcctgttactgtgtctatatagaacgaagtagacataagagactccatttagttctgtatttcagatgctgttaatctgtgacccttcccccaaccttgtccttgcaagagacatgtgctgtggtgacttaaggttaaaaggattttgggcggtgcagaatgtgctttgttaaacaagtgcctaaaggctgcttatggttaaaggtcatcaccattctctttagagaaaagaaaaacatttgtcttctgcccgtccctgggcgatggaacatctcaaagcacagcaccggtgatggtaaagataattgtgaaaaccgcctttaggaataaggtggggcttgctggagcaatactgctaaaaggtttatggaaatattcgcatatacatctcaaagcacagcaccggtgatggtaaagataattatgaataaatactaagggaactcagaggccggtgccggtgtgggtcctctgtaagcacagcaccggtcccctgggccccgcttttccttctctacactttgtctctgtgtcttattccttttctcaagtctttcgtcccacctaacgagaagcacccacaggtgtggaggggcaggccaccccttcatatATAGGAACAGAATAGTAAGTCTTTAGTACTATAAGATCTTAACATCTCACTTCTACTCCTGCTCTCCTAgttcccccaaaaaagaaatactgaCCAGTGTCTCCACTTTAAACCCTACCTGAAACTTGAGACTATGTCTAATATAGAAACTCACATAACCAGCcgaggcaacacagcaagaccccatctctacaaaaatattaaaaatttagctgggcatggtggcatatgcctgtaatcccaactactagggagggtgaggcagaagggtggcttgagcccaagagtttg of the Symphalangus syndactylus isolate Jambi chromosome 12, NHGRI_mSymSyn1-v2.1_pri, whole genome shotgun sequence genome contains:
- the LOC134734209 gene encoding LOW QUALITY PROTEIN: gonadotropin-releasing hormone II receptor-like (The sequence of the model RefSeq protein was modified relative to this genomic sequence to represent the inferred CDS: substituted 2 bases at 2 genomic stop codons); its protein translation is MSAGNGTPWGSAAGEEVWAGSGVEMEGSELPTFSAAAKVRVGVTIVLFVSSTGGNLSVLWXVTWRQPSQLRPSPVRRLFAHLAAADLLLTFVVMPVDATWNINVQXLAGDIACRTLMFLKLMAVYSAAFLPVVIGLDRQAAVLNPLGSRSGVRKLLGAAWGLSFLLALPQLFLFHTVHQAGPVPFTQCVTKGSFKAQWQETTYKTTYNLFTFCCLFLLPLTAMAICYSRIVLSVSSPQTRKGSHAPVGEFVLCRSFDNHPCVCLQALRLALLILLTFILCWTPYYLLGLWYWFSPTMLTEVPPSLSHIPFLFGLLSAPLDPLLYGAFTLGCRIRHQELSIDSSKEGSGRMLQQEIHALRQLEVLKTVTSRRAGETKSISMTSI